One region of Chitinophagales bacterium genomic DNA includes:
- a CDS encoding acyl-CoA desaturase: MIILIFFVVQWYLCIFIHSFFLHRYASHKQFTMSRGWEKFFYILTWLFMGSNYLSAYGYGVMHRMHHAFADSKKDPHSPKYHPNFFKMMWETRLIYNDINYKRADVEEKFKSGAVQWEAFEKFADTWPNRLFWSLLTIGIYIAFASHWALWLLLPIHLVMAPMQGVLVNWFSHKIGYRNFKVKDTSTNSLPFDFLLLGENYHNNHHKFGGRANFGGVRWHEIDITYLVIKAFDKLGIVQLKPAKVTTVQKKERLRA, encoded by the coding sequence ATGATCATACTTATATTTTTTGTTGTGCAGTGGTACCTCTGCATTTTCATTCACAGTTTTTTTCTGCACCGCTATGCCTCGCACAAGCAATTTACAATGAGCCGGGGCTGGGAAAAATTTTTCTATATCCTCACTTGGCTTTTTATGGGCTCCAATTACCTGAGTGCTTATGGCTATGGCGTAATGCACCGCATGCACCACGCCTTTGCCGATTCCAAAAAAGATCCGCATTCGCCCAAATACCATCCCAATTTCTTTAAGATGATGTGGGAAACCAGGCTGATATACAACGATATCAATTATAAGCGTGCCGATGTGGAAGAAAAATTCAAATCCGGAGCTGTACAGTGGGAGGCTTTTGAAAAATTTGCCGATACCTGGCCTAATCGTTTGTTTTGGAGCCTTCTCACGATTGGCATCTACATTGCCTTTGCTTCGCACTGGGCATTGTGGTTGTTGCTGCCCATACATTTGGTTATGGCGCCCATGCAGGGTGTTTTGGTCAATTGGTTCAGCCACAAAATAGGCTACCGCAATTTTAAAGTAAAGGACACCAGCACCAATTCACTGCCTTTTGATTTTTTATTACTGGGAGAAAATTACCACAACAATCACCATAAATTTGGCGGAAGGGCCAATTTCGGGGGCGTACGCTGGCACGAAATCGACATCACTTATCTTGTTATCAAGGCTTTTGACAAATTGGGGATTGTGCAGTTGAAGCCGGCTAAAGTTACCACGGTACAGAAAAAAGAAAGGTTAAGGGCTTAA
- the rhuM gene encoding RhuM family protein: protein MNSKNEIVLYQSDELTSRIEVRIEDETIWLTQQQIVELFDSSKANISEHIKHIFELGELEENSTVRKFRTVRREGNREVSRELLHYSLDVILSVGYRVNSKRGTQFRIWASQVLKDHLLKGYSIAKRMDRIEENVHGLKGRMDDIEVQINASLPPRHGIFFDGQIFDAYVFVVGLAKKAKSSIVLIDNYVDETVLTILRKRNKNVTATIYTKTIGKQLKLDLKKYNSQYPEIKVIEFKDAHDRFLILDEKELYHFGASLKDLGKKWFAFSRMDSMTEDILGKLKGGSDE, encoded by the coding sequence ATGAACAGTAAAAACGAGATCGTTCTATATCAATCAGATGAGTTGACTTCTCGTATTGAAGTGCGTATTGAAGATGAAACCATTTGGTTGACGCAGCAACAAATCGTGGAGCTTTTTGACAGTAGTAAAGCTAATATCAGCGAGCACATCAAACATATTTTTGAGTTAGGTGAGCTGGAAGAAAATTCAACTGTTCGGAAATTCCGAACAGTTCGTAGAGAAGGCAACCGGGAGGTAAGCAGAGAATTGCTGCACTATAGTTTAGATGTCATCCTATCAGTGGGCTACCGGGTAAACTCCAAAAGAGGTACGCAATTTCGTATCTGGGCAAGCCAGGTACTCAAAGATCACCTACTCAAAGGATATTCCATTGCCAAGCGCATGGACCGGATAGAAGAAAATGTTCATGGGCTGAAGGGGCGAATGGATGATATAGAGGTGCAAATAAACGCCAGCTTACCTCCCAGACATGGTATCTTTTTCGATGGTCAAATCTTTGATGCCTATGTGTTTGTTGTTGGTTTAGCCAAAAAAGCCAAAAGCAGCATTGTCCTGATCGACAACTACGTGGATGAAACGGTGCTAACCATACTGAGAAAGCGAAACAAGAACGTAACTGCCACCATCTACACCAAAACCATCGGCAAGCAGCTAAAACTCGACCTGAAAAAATACAACAGCCAATACCCCGAGATTAAAGTAATTGAATTCAAAGATGCCCACGACCGCTTTTTGATTTTAGATGAAAAAGAGCTGTACCACTTTGGCGCTTCGCTCAAAGACCTGGGCAAGAAGTGGTTTGCTTTTTCGAGAATGGACAGCATGACGGAGGATATTTTGGGGAAATTGAAAGGAGGGAGTGATGAGTGA
- a CDS encoding glycosyltransferase, translated as MEGVVEKSILISVSNDLSNDQRMLRISASLQNAGYRVLLLGRNKKQSLPLETFNFDQKRLDCFFEKGKLFYLELNIRLLFFCLKNSFDIYYAVDLDTLLPMTIAAALKRKKLCYDAHEYFTEVPEVVNRPLVKMLWDIVGLFCIPRTDLTFTVGPALAAELMQHYGRQFEVVKNVPVQRANVNEWPDFLPFERQKYMLYQGALNKGRGVEQLLDLMPEQKLPLLIAGEGDLSEMLRKKSDEMGLSGKEVFFLGMLPPDELWAVTQHAFLAFNLLEHSGKSYYFSLANKFFDYIQASVPCITMDFPEYSAINKQYKVAELIPDLDKEKISNAIDNLAEDSQKYNLLKENCKKAAETYNWQNEEQHLLRLMHGI; from the coding sequence TTGGAAGGAGTAGTGGAAAAATCTATACTCATAAGTGTGAGCAATGACCTGAGCAATGATCAGCGGATGTTGCGCATCAGTGCATCTTTGCAAAATGCGGGTTATCGCGTGTTGTTGCTGGGCAGGAACAAAAAGCAGTCTCTTCCACTTGAGACTTTTAATTTTGATCAAAAGCGGCTGGATTGTTTTTTTGAAAAAGGGAAATTGTTTTACCTCGAACTCAATATCCGGCTCCTGTTTTTTTGCCTCAAAAACAGTTTTGACATCTATTATGCAGTTGATTTGGATACGCTTTTGCCCATGACAATTGCAGCAGCCCTAAAAAGAAAGAAACTCTGCTATGATGCCCATGAATATTTCACTGAAGTTCCTGAGGTGGTCAATCGGCCTTTGGTTAAAATGCTATGGGATATTGTAGGGCTTTTTTGTATTCCAAGAACTGACCTGACTTTTACTGTGGGGCCTGCATTGGCAGCAGAATTGATGCAGCATTACGGAAGGCAATTTGAAGTCGTGAAAAATGTACCGGTGCAAAGAGCTAATGTAAATGAATGGCCTGATTTCCTGCCTTTTGAACGGCAAAAATACATGCTTTACCAGGGTGCATTGAACAAGGGTAGGGGAGTAGAACAATTGCTGGATCTGATGCCCGAGCAAAAACTGCCCTTGCTGATTGCCGGAGAGGGCGATTTGTCGGAAATGCTGAGAAAAAAATCCGATGAAATGGGATTAAGCGGTAAAGAGGTTTTTTTCCTGGGCATGTTGCCGCCCGATGAATTATGGGCAGTTACGCAACATGCATTTCTGGCTTTTAATCTTTTGGAGCATTCGGGCAAGAGCTATTATTTTTCCCTGGCCAATAAATTTTTTGATTATATCCAGGCCTCAGTGCCCTGTATTACTATGGATTTTCCGGAATACAGCGCCATCAATAAGCAGTATAAAGTAGCTGAATTGATTCCGGATTTGGATAAAGAAAAAATTTCAAATGCAATTGATAACTTAGCAGAAGATTCTCAAAAATATAATTTGCTAAAGGAGAATTGCAAAAAAGCTGCTGAAACATACAACTGGCAAAACGAAGAGCAGCATTTATTAAGATTAATGCATGGAATTTAA
- a CDS encoding sigma-70 family RNA polymerase sigma factor — MNPAQVFDQYYPLLYSIALQFLKSKEDAEDMVQETFARWLNQDHSKIENNKAYLVQSLKNACLNYLEELKRKRNEKLNEWSDQFSEYQQHFELVYHDLEKEMSMRLADMMQKLNPKEQAVYVLRNSFDMSYEEITELIDTKMDNARKTFQRAKERMQEKKTRFELNKETYRNTLPNFLNAHQKGQLNDYLDSIRAQLPDFFKS; from the coding sequence ATGAATCCGGCACAGGTTTTTGATCAATATTATCCTCTTTTGTACTCCATTGCACTGCAATTCCTGAAATCGAAGGAAGATGCAGAGGACATGGTACAGGAGACTTTTGCCCGCTGGCTCAATCAGGACCACAGCAAGATTGAAAACAATAAGGCCTATTTGGTTCAAAGCCTCAAAAATGCCTGCCTCAATTACCTTGAAGAACTCAAGCGCAAACGCAATGAAAAACTAAATGAGTGGAGTGATCAATTTAGCGAATACCAACAGCATTTTGAATTGGTTTACCATGACCTGGAAAAGGAAATGAGTATGCGCCTTGCAGATATGATGCAAAAGCTCAACCCAAAAGAACAGGCCGTTTATGTGCTGCGCAATTCCTTTGATATGAGTTATGAGGAAATTACAGAGCTGATTGACACCAAAATGGACAATGCCCGCAAAACATTTCAACGCGCAAAGGAAAGAATGCAGGAAAAGAAAACCCGTTTTGAACTCAACAAAGAAACGTATCGAAATACACTGCCCAATTTCCTGAATGCCCACCAGAAGGGACAGTTGAACGATTATCTTGATTCTATTCGAGCGCAATTGCCCGATTTTTTTAAAAGCTAG
- a CDS encoding type II toxin-antitoxin system HigB family toxin, with protein sequence MRLIGKKKLERLRRKNKGNKKLSKAIDLLIDDIETNKWKSPSELKETRTDADCVHSEGFYFFNIAIHRTMILIEFEDDEASVVWAGNHKEYELIFKNNKNTIKSWLKSRNWIE encoded by the coding sequence ATGAGATTAATCGGGAAAAAGAAATTAGAGCGACTCAGACGAAAAAATAAAGGAAACAAAAAGCTTTCCAAGGCAATAGATTTGCTTATTGATGATATCGAAACAAATAAATGGAAAAGTCCCAGCGAATTAAAAGAAACACGGACTGATGCCGATTGTGTTCACAGTGAAGGTTTCTATTTCTTCAATATTGCAATACATCGTACAATGATTTTGATAGAATTTGAAGATGATGAGGCGAGTGTTGTTTGGGCGGGGAATCACAAAGAATACGAATTAATTTTCAAGAACAACAAAAACACAATAAAAAGCTGGTTAAAATCACGAAACTGGATAGAATAA
- a CDS encoding AAA family ATPase translates to MKYTKFEIENFKGIQNLTLDLEKKPTSKIITLVGLNECGKTSILEAINFLHKDQPDSQKHKLIPKKDKLKFNGSVIVRGDLSLNKEDNIRIKEFAKTIGVLDIKPIKLLSISNESLFDNSNFIKSKHTWELYISIKNKESDDFVEIDDQNEIWKKIADYIEDNLLPKILYYPDFLFNFPNKIYLDKDFSKTKKQEQFRDIIQDILSSIDIDLTIEDHLINRIKDSSEGVQEALEHTLSKMSSKISKVVLEAWKNIMNIKGKEFSVDAKSEKITEQVKNQQGAKVNKQRNVYYLEFKLKEGTEKYFISERSLGFKWFFTFLLFTEFRKNRKTDLGETIFLLDEPASNLHSTAQKKLLAKFSNLVSSKCRLIYTTHSHHLINPKWLEGAYIIRNEAIDYKRGFDFDTNNTNINAIPYKKFVATHPKQQDYFQPILDALEYQPGLLEKIPGIILTEGKFDFYILKYIDQVYLNNKYKHLHFYPGNGADGNDQVIRLYMAWGRDYKILLDGNGGGEKAKKRYKKVFGEVIQNHISTFTDINSDFDYAIEDLFKTNEKLNITKLFDEKASTFNKSKFNTMIQSLLLQKKKVDISEETIKKFKEIFDYLDC, encoded by the coding sequence ATGAAGTATACAAAGTTTGAAATTGAGAATTTTAAGGGTATTCAAAATTTAACTCTTGATCTAGAGAAAAAACCTACTTCTAAGATTATTACTCTTGTTGGGTTAAATGAATGTGGTAAAACATCTATACTGGAGGCGATAAATTTTTTACATAAAGACCAACCTGATAGTCAAAAACATAAGCTGATTCCAAAGAAAGACAAATTGAAGTTTAATGGAAGTGTGATAGTTAGAGGAGACCTATCATTAAACAAAGAAGATAATATACGCATTAAAGAGTTTGCTAAAACTATAGGAGTATTAGACATTAAACCAATCAAATTATTATCTATCAGTAATGAAAGTCTTTTTGATAATTCGAATTTCATTAAATCTAAACATACATGGGAACTTTATATAAGTATTAAAAATAAAGAATCAGATGATTTTGTAGAAATCGATGATCAAAATGAAATCTGGAAGAAAATTGCAGATTATATTGAAGATAATTTACTTCCCAAAATATTATATTACCCAGATTTCTTATTCAATTTCCCAAATAAAATATATTTAGACAAAGATTTTTCAAAGACCAAAAAGCAAGAGCAGTTTAGAGATATAATTCAGGATATTTTATCATCTATAGATATTGATTTAACTATAGAAGACCACTTAATTAATAGAATAAAAGATTCATCAGAAGGTGTTCAAGAGGCTTTAGAGCATACCTTGTCCAAAATGAGTTCTAAAATTTCAAAAGTCGTATTGGAAGCATGGAAAAATATAATGAATATAAAAGGGAAAGAATTTTCAGTTGATGCAAAATCTGAAAAAATAACAGAACAGGTTAAAAATCAACAGGGTGCTAAAGTTAATAAACAGAGAAATGTTTACTATTTAGAATTTAAGCTCAAAGAAGGAACAGAAAAATATTTTATATCTGAAAGAAGTTTAGGGTTTAAATGGTTTTTTACATTTCTTTTGTTTACAGAATTTAGAAAAAATAGAAAAACTGATTTAGGAGAAACAATTTTTTTATTGGATGAACCAGCTTCAAATCTACATTCTACTGCACAAAAGAAATTACTTGCAAAATTCTCTAATTTAGTTTCATCAAAATGTAGGCTAATCTATACAACTCATAGTCATCATTTAATTAATCCTAAATGGCTTGAAGGAGCCTATATCATAAGAAATGAAGCGATAGATTATAAAAGAGGCTTTGATTTTGATACAAACAACACAAATATAAATGCAATACCCTATAAAAAATTTGTAGCTACCCATCCTAAACAACAAGATTATTTTCAGCCCATACTAGATGCCCTAGAATATCAACCAGGTTTGCTTGAGAAAATTCCGGGGATTATTTTAACTGAAGGAAAATTTGATTTTTACATATTGAAGTATATAGATCAAGTTTATCTAAACAATAAATACAAACATTTACATTTCTACCCTGGTAACGGAGCAGATGGAAATGATCAGGTAATAAGACTTTATATGGCGTGGGGAAGGGATTATAAAATTTTACTTGATGGAAATGGAGGGGGTGAAAAGGCTAAAAAAAGATATAAAAAGGTTTTTGGGGAAGTTATACAAAACCATATATCAACATTCACAGACATAAACAGTGATTTTGATTATGCAATTGAGGATTTATTTAAGACGAATGAAAAGCTAAATATAACTAAGCTATTTGATGAAAAAGCAAGCACTTTTAACAAGTCAAAATTTAATACTATGATCCAAAGTTTATTGCTTCAAAAGAAAAAAGTTGATATAAGTGAAGAAACCATTAAAAAATTCAAAGAAATATTTGATTACTTAGATTGCTAG
- a CDS encoding helix-turn-helix transcriptional regulator, which yields MKTQFDIQELINKGKIESELELERAYIADRKLKQLSKEDFKYKSIRKKLRDLIETYENKHWSKNASFNAPGIKENDIAESMAEKERLFVEKRKELIRKKLKSLDLNQQQLGIILGHKNKSYISELMNGISPFTLKDLIIIHKLLKIDLGKLIPTTLTYNEQKKIKASLLELKRKNQKFNPENLNLEFA from the coding sequence ATGAAAACTCAATTTGACATACAGGAACTGATCAATAAAGGGAAAATTGAAAGCGAACTGGAGTTGGAGCGTGCTTATATAGCTGACAGAAAACTAAAACAGTTATCAAAAGAGGACTTCAAATACAAAAGCATCAGAAAGAAATTACGCGATTTAATTGAAACCTATGAAAATAAGCATTGGTCAAAAAACGCCTCTTTTAACGCTCCTGGAATTAAGGAAAATGATATTGCCGAATCAATGGCTGAAAAAGAGCGATTGTTCGTTGAGAAAAGAAAAGAGTTAATTAGAAAAAAATTAAAATCACTTGATTTAAACCAACAACAATTGGGCATAATACTGGGGCACAAAAACAAAAGCTATATATCAGAATTGATGAATGGTATCAGCCCTTTTACATTAAAAGACCTCATTATTATCCACAAACTATTAAAAATAGACTTAGGCAAACTTATACCTACTACACTTACTTATAATGAACAAAAAAAGATCAAAGCTTCGCTTTTAGAATTGAAAAGGAAAAATCAAAAATTCAATCCTGAAAATCTAAACTTGGAATTTGCATAA
- a CDS encoding ATP-dependent DNA helicase RecQ has protein sequence MSSALSILKKYWGFSAFRPLQEDIVENVLAQKDALAVLPTGGGKSICYQVPGIALGGLCVVISPLIALMKDQVQNLQKIGVKAATIHSGMEPREIELLINNAQYGAIQFLYISPERLLSERFKKRLEQLPISMVAIDEAHCISQWGYDFRPAYLQIAEIKKQWPGIPFLALTASATPEVKKDIVEKLGLNDPGIFQASFARPNISFVVRHEENKAKKLLTILSRVPGTAVVYVRQRRRAKEIAKFLQQNKIRADYYHAGLDMEERSKKQEAWIRGNVRAIVSTNAFGMGIDKADVRHVVHMDIPESMEAYYQEAGRAGRDGKRAFATLLFNGNDIEQIEQRVLNDFPDLDFIRQTYTALMNYLRVPVGSGTNAMYEFDFAKFMNYYKAPAPRVLKALKLLEQEELFAISDATFLPAKIYFLTDKRTLYNFQVANERFDALIKFILRTHPGIFEEYVRIDVPKIARQTSWSVVSIEKQLKYLHQVGLIRYQSANQNPRILLLAAAQESKYLSLNKSFIAEREHVFKHQLESMLRYVKEDEYCRSRIILEYFGELDAQDCGICDYCLERKDMQKDELAKSALVLDIQNALQEQSLTASALKTVLGKIPEVRVNKTMRWLLDNGKVIKSANKYSWKE, from the coding sequence ATGTCTTCTGCACTGTCCATCCTGAAAAAATACTGGGGCTTTTCGGCCTTTCGTCCTTTGCAGGAGGATATTGTGGAAAATGTGCTGGCACAGAAAGATGCACTTGCGGTATTGCCCACCGGTGGTGGTAAAAGCATTTGCTACCAGGTGCCGGGCATTGCGCTTGGTGGGCTTTGTGTGGTTATATCCCCCCTTATTGCGCTGATGAAGGACCAGGTGCAGAACCTTCAGAAAATAGGGGTAAAGGCGGCAACGATTCACTCGGGTATGGAGCCGCGCGAGATCGAGTTGTTGATCAACAATGCGCAGTACGGGGCTATTCAATTTCTTTATATTTCACCTGAAAGGCTTTTGTCGGAAAGATTTAAAAAGCGTCTGGAGCAACTGCCCATAAGCATGGTGGCCATTGATGAGGCGCATTGTATTTCCCAGTGGGGCTATGATTTTCGTCCGGCCTATTTGCAAATAGCAGAGATAAAAAAACAGTGGCCGGGCATTCCTTTTCTTGCGCTCACAGCTTCTGCTACTCCTGAAGTGAAAAAGGATATTGTGGAAAAACTCGGGCTGAATGATCCGGGGATTTTCCAGGCTTCATTTGCACGGCCCAATATTTCATTCGTAGTAAGGCATGAAGAAAACAAAGCCAAAAAACTGCTCACTATTTTAAGTCGGGTGCCGGGTACAGCGGTGGTGTATGTGCGGCAGAGAAGGCGGGCCAAAGAAATTGCTAAATTCCTGCAGCAGAATAAAATCCGGGCGGATTATTACCATGCCGGACTGGATATGGAGGAGCGCAGCAAAAAACAGGAGGCATGGATAAGGGGAAATGTGCGGGCCATTGTTTCTACCAATGCTTTTGGGATGGGCATAGACAAGGCCGATGTGCGGCATGTGGTGCATATGGATATTCCCGAGAGCATGGAGGCTTATTATCAGGAAGCCGGAAGAGCGGGCAGGGATGGCAAAAGAGCTTTTGCAACCTTGCTTTTCAATGGCAATGATATTGAGCAAATAGAACAGCGTGTATTAAATGATTTTCCCGATCTGGATTTTATCAGGCAGACTTATACTGCGTTGATGAATTATCTTAGAGTGCCTGTTGGCAGTGGAACCAATGCCATGTATGAGTTTGACTTTGCTAAATTTATGAATTATTACAAAGCACCTGCACCTCGTGTTTTAAAGGCATTGAAACTGCTTGAACAGGAGGAGTTGTTTGCCATTTCCGATGCTACATTTTTACCGGCTAAAATCTATTTCCTTACGGATAAGAGAACGCTTTACAATTTCCAGGTGGCCAATGAGCGATTTGATGCACTGATTAAATTTATACTGCGCACGCATCCCGGAATTTTTGAGGAATATGTGCGCATTGATGTGCCAAAGATTGCCCGGCAAACATCCTGGTCGGTAGTTTCTATTGAAAAACAATTGAAATACCTGCACCAGGTCGGATTGATCCGCTATCAATCTGCCAATCAAAATCCGAGAATATTACTGCTTGCCGCTGCGCAGGAATCTAAATACCTAAGTCTGAACAAAAGTTTTATTGCTGAACGCGAACATGTTTTTAAGCATCAACTGGAAAGTATGCTTCGCTATGTTAAAGAAGATGAATATTGCCGCAGCAGGATAATATTGGAGTATTTTGGGGAGTTAGACGCGCAGGATTGTGGCATTTGTGACTATTGCCTGGAAAGAAAAGATATGCAAAAAGATGAATTGGCTAAAAGCGCACTGGTTCTGGATATTCAAAATGCACTGCAAGAACAAAGCCTTACTGCAAGCGCCCTGAAAACAGTCCTGGGAAAAATTCCTGAAGTCCGCGTGAATAAAACCATGCGTTGGCTCTTGGACAATGGAAAAGTGATTAAATCTGCAAACAAATACAGTTGGAAGGAGTAG
- a CDS encoding restriction endonuclease subunit S, protein MSEWREIKLGDLGTIVTGKTPSKKNPEDWGDDTLFITPSDYGNYRKWADDSIRKLSTHGVEKLSNKVLPVGAILVTCIGSDMGKVVMNRKKAITNQQINSIVPNADVVNPDFAYYLLVDLYETLRIYGGDGTAVPIVNKGDFEKIDALTPEKEEQHAIASVLSSLDDKIDLLHRQNQTLEQMAETLFRQCFVEEADESWEEGVLGDLVEVKYGKDHKKLMEGLIPVYGSGGFMRSVEKPLFEGESVLIPRKGTLNNVMYVDEPFWTVDTMFYTIMKKPNLAKFIYQFIKQKDLASMNVGSAVPSMTTAVLNNMPIEIPQGDFLEKFDGIVSEFYSKVKSNQTQIRTLNSLRDTLLPKLMSREVRVE, encoded by the coding sequence ATGAGTGAGTGGCGAGAAATTAAATTAGGTGATCTTGGAACTATAGTAACAGGTAAAACACCGTCTAAAAAAAATCCTGAAGATTGGGGTGATGACACTTTATTTATTACTCCTTCTGACTATGGTAATTATCGGAAATGGGCAGATGATAGCATTCGGAAATTATCGACTCACGGTGTAGAAAAATTATCAAACAAAGTTTTACCTGTTGGGGCAATCTTGGTTACCTGTATCGGTTCAGACATGGGCAAAGTTGTCATGAATAGAAAAAAAGCAATTACTAATCAACAAATTAATTCTATCGTTCCAAATGCTGATGTTGTAAATCCTGATTTCGCTTACTATCTACTTGTTGACTTGTATGAAACATTGAGAATTTATGGTGGAGACGGTACTGCTGTGCCAATTGTGAATAAAGGAGACTTTGAAAAGATAGATGCTCTTACTCCAGAAAAAGAAGAACAACACGCCATCGCTTCCGTCCTTTCAAGCTTAGACGACAAAATAGACCTGCTGCATCGCCAAAACCAAACCTTGGAGCAAATGGCCGAGACGCTGTTTCGGCAGTGTTTTGTGGAGGAAGCGGATGAGAGTTGGGAAGAAGGAGTTTTGGGTGATTTGGTCGAAGTAAAGTACGGGAAAGACCACAAGAAGCTTATGGAGGGTTTAATTCCTGTTTACGGTTCAGGTGGGTTTATGCGTTCTGTTGAAAAGCCACTTTTTGAAGGAGAATCAGTTTTAATTCCAAGAAAAGGAACATTGAATAATGTCATGTATGTAGATGAACCCTTTTGGACTGTTGATACAATGTTCTACACAATAATGAAGAAACCAAATTTGGCAAAGTTCATTTACCAGTTCATTAAACAGAAGGATTTAGCATCAATGAATGTCGGATCGGCAGTGCCAAGTATGACCACAGCTGTTTTAAATAATATGCCAATTGAAATACCACAGGGTGATTTTTTGGAAAAGTTCGATGGAATAGTTTCTGAATTTTACAGCAAGGTCAAATCAAACCAAACCCAAATCCGCACGCTCAACTCCCTGCGCGATACACTGCTACCGAAGTTGATGAGTAGGGAGGTGCGAGTTGAATAA
- a CDS encoding class I SAM-dependent DNA methyltransferase, with amino-acid sequence MAKKNSKDPLTKQPVGQLEASLWKSADKLRKNIDAAEYKHVVLGLIFLKYISDAFEELYDKLKAGEGEYAGADPEDKDEYKAENVFFVPEKARWTYLQSQAKQPTIGKSVDEAMDVIEKENASLKGVLPKVYARQNLDPTSLGELIDLIGNVALGDTKSRSADILGHVFEYFLGEFALAEGKKGGQFYTPRSVVELLVKMLEPYKGRVFDPCCGSGGMFVQSEKFVEDHQGKINDISIYGQESNQTTWRLAKMNLAIRGIDSSQVKWNNEGSFLNDAHKDLKADYIIANPPFNVSDWSGDLLRKDGRWKYGTPPTGNANYAWIQHFLYHLAPSGQAGFVLAKGALTSKSGGEGEIRKALVEADLIDCIVNLPAKLFLNTQIPASLWFMSRNKKGFPSPGGVVEDRGGQRNRTGEILFIDARNLGHLINRRTKVLSDEDIDQITDTYHNWRNKFPSDGGVPVGRGGYEDIKGFCASASKKRVAELDYVLTPGRYVGLAEEEDDFDFAERFSSLKAEFQAQLKEESDLNERIKENLNKIKLGNEQ; translated from the coding sequence ATGGCAAAAAAGAACAGCAAAGACCCCTTAACCAAACAACCAGTAGGACAACTTGAAGCCTCCTTATGGAAATCGGCTGACAAGCTGAGAAAGAATATTGATGCTGCGGAATATAAACACGTAGTACTGGGGCTGATTTTTTTGAAATACATTTCGGATGCCTTTGAAGAACTTTACGACAAACTGAAAGCCGGAGAAGGTGAATATGCCGGGGCTGACCCAGAAGACAAAGACGAGTACAAAGCCGAGAATGTGTTCTTCGTGCCAGAAAAAGCCCGTTGGACTTATTTACAATCGCAAGCCAAACAACCGACCATAGGAAAATCAGTGGATGAAGCGATGGATGTCATTGAAAAAGAAAATGCTTCTCTAAAAGGCGTGCTGCCTAAAGTATATGCACGTCAAAATTTGGACCCGACCAGTTTGGGAGAACTCATTGATCTGATTGGAAATGTCGCCTTAGGCGATACCAAATCCAGAAGTGCAGATATTCTCGGACACGTGTTTGAATATTTTCTTGGAGAATTCGCTTTGGCGGAAGGTAAAAAGGGCGGACAGTTCTACACCCCAAGAAGCGTAGTTGAATTATTGGTGAAAATGTTGGAACCATACAAAGGCCGTGTGTTTGACCCTTGCTGTGGTTCTGGCGGGATGTTCGTGCAGTCAGAGAAATTTGTGGAAGACCACCAGGGAAAAATCAATGATATTTCCATTTACGGACAGGAAAGCAACCAAACCACCTGGCGATTGGCTAAAATGAATTTGGCCATCAGAGGCATAGACAGTTCTCAAGTAAAATGGAACAATGAAGGTTCGTTTTTGAATGATGCCCACAAAGACCTGAAAGCCGATTACATCATTGCCAATCCACCTTTTAACGTGAGTGACTGGAGCGGTGATTTACTTCGCAAAGACGGACGCTGGAAATACGGCACACCACCCACCGGAAATGCCAACTACGCATGGATTCAACATTTCCTATACCACTTAGCACCCAGCGGACAAGCGGGCTTCGTTTTGGCAAAAGGGGCGTTAACTTCCAAAAGTGGCGGAGAAGGTGAAATTAGAAAAGCCCTTGTAGAAGCCGATTTGATCGATTGCATTGTAAACCTGCCTGCCAAGTTGTTTTTGAATACTCAAATTCCCGCTTCTCTTTGGTTTATGAGCCGCAATAAGAAAGGATTCCCCTCCCCCGGAGGGGTGGTCGAAGACCGGGGTGGGCAAAGAAACCGAACAGGTGAAATACTTTTTATTGACGCCCGCAACTTAGGGCACTTAATTAACCGCAGAACCAAAGTGCTTTCAGACGAAGATATTGATCAGATTACCGACACTTACCATAATTGGCGCAACAAATTCCCCTCCGATGGAGGGGTGCCCGTAGGGCGGGGTGGGTACGAAGACATAAAAGGCTTCTGTGCTTCGGCCTCCAAAAAACGGGTAGCCGAACTGGACTATGTGCTCACACCTGGCAGATACGTAGGCCTTGCTGAGGAAGAGGATGACTTTGACTTTGCCGAACGCTTTAGCAGCTTGAAAGCTGAGTTTCAGGCACAGTTGAAAGAGGAATCAGATCTGAATGAGCGGATCAAAGAGAACCTGAATAAAATTAAGTTGGGCAATGAACAGTAA